In Pseudomonadota bacterium, one DNA window encodes the following:
- a CDS encoding DUF2294 domain-containing protein encodes MSKTKGQIEAEICESVIKFEKEYMGRGPLETKAYIIDDIVLVRLKNVLTLSEIKLAEATDRRDGRELIKRIRITLLEQGRPLLEAAIEEIVGVKVISLHTDISTVTGERVILFSLEFSPTFFPNRN; translated from the coding sequence ATGAGTAAAACCAAAGGACAAATAGAAGCCGAAATCTGTGAGTCCGTGATAAAATTTGAAAAAGAATACATGGGTCGCGGTCCGCTCGAAACCAAGGCTTATATTATTGATGACATTGTATTGGTGCGGCTGAAAAATGTGCTTACCTTGTCGGAAATCAAGCTGGCTGAAGCGACTGACCGCAGAGACGGACGCGAATTAATAAAACGCATACGGATTACACTGCTTGAGCAAGGCCGCCCTTTGCTGGAAGCAGCAATAGAGGAAATTGTAGGGGTAAAAGTAATAAGCTTGCACACTGATATAAGTACGGTTACCGGTGAGCGGGTTATTCTTTTTTCCTTGGAGTTTTCCCCCACCTTTTTTCCAAATCGCAACTGA